From Xyrauchen texanus isolate HMW12.3.18 chromosome 12, RBS_HiC_50CHRs, whole genome shotgun sequence, one genomic window encodes:
- the atxn7l3a gene encoding ataxin-7-like protein 3 isoform X1 — MKMDDMSLSGLDNTKLEALAHDVYSDLVEDACLGLCFEVHRAVKQGYFFLDETDQESMKDFEIVDQPGVDIFGQVYNQWKNKECVCPNCSRSIAASRFAPHLEKCLGMGRNSSRIANRRIASSNNTSKSESDQEDNDDINDNDWSYGSEKKAKKRKSEKNPNSPRRSKSLKHKNGELSNSVNPDLYKYNYSSGISYETLGPEELRSILTTQCGVVSEHTKKMCTRRTRCSVGVGALWWPWHLLQSSLFFYLQKQFLGVYPIDTLKLKIYIPILRQMFLLKDFCTVLSQRCPQHTDEQRRAVRVFLLGPSASTLPDSDTMLENDGYDAPDGQLIMSRLQWDGSSDISPSDSASSKASTNNSESKRPKKKKPSTLSLSSTGGERDKGQERERGDRERVAGGGICSSSQNALGLPSRKKRPKLPVPPTLSIYDDLN; from the exons ATGAAAATGGATGATATGTCTCTGTCAGGCCTGGATAACACCAAGCTAGAG GCCTTGGCTCATGACGTTTACTCAGACTTAGTAGAAGATGCATGTTTGGGGCTGTGTTTCGAGGTGCACAGGGCGGTCAAACAAGGCTATTTCTTCCTGGATGAAACGGACCAAGAAAGCATGAAGGATTTCG AAATAGTGGACCAGCCAGGTGTGGACATCTTTGGGCAGGTGTACAACCAGTGGAAGAATAAAGAGTGTGTATGTCCAAACTGCAGCCGCAGTATTGCAGCTTCACGGTTTGCTCCTCATTTGGAGAAGTGTCTCGGGATGGGTCGCAACAGCAGCAGAATAGCCAACCGCAG AATAgccagcagcaacaacacaagcAAATCAGAAAGTGATCAGGAAGACAATGATGATATCAATGACAATGACTGGTCCTATGGTTCAGAAAAGAAAG CCAAGAAGAGAAAGTCAGAGAAG AATCCAAACTCTCCCAGGAGATCCAAATCTCTGAAGCACAAAAATG GAGAGCTTAGCAATAGTGTAAATCCAGACCTTTATAAG TATAATTACAGTTCTGGCATTAGCTATGAGACTTTGGGACCTGAGGAACTGCGATCTATACTGACTACG CAATGTGGGGTCGTATCAGAGCACACAAAGAAGATGTGCACTCG acggACACGATGCTCAGTGGGGGTGGGGGCTCTGTGGTGGCCATGGcatctgttgcagagctccctgttcttctatttgcAAAAGCAATTTTTGGGAGTCtatcctattgacacactaaagctgaagatatatatacccatcttaagacaaatgtttttgttgaaagacttttgcacagtact GTCCCAGCGGTGTCCCCAGCACACGGACGAACAGAGGAGGGCAGTAAGGGTCTTCCTCCTTGGGCCGTCCGC ATCGACTCTACCTGACTCTGATACAATGCTGGAAAATGATGGTTATGATGCCCCTGATGGCCAGCTCATCATGTCCCGCCTCCAGTGGGACGGCTCCTCCGATATCTCACCGTCAGACTCGGCATCTTCAAAAGCCA GCACCAACAACTCTGAATCCAAGAGACCTAAGAAAAAGAAGCCCAGCACACTGTCTTTGAGTAGCACTGGaggagagagggataaaggacagGAACGAGAgagaggagacagagagagagtggccGGAGGTGGGATTTGCAGCAGCTCTCAGAATGCACTGGGCCTGCCCAGTCGCAAAAAACGACCAAAACTGCCAGTTCCCCCAACCCTCAGTATCTACGATGACCTAAACTAA
- the atxn7l3a gene encoding ataxin-7-like protein 3 isoform X2, translated as MKDFEIVDQPGVDIFGQVYNQWKNKECVCPNCSRSIAASRFAPHLEKCLGMGRNSSRIANRRIASSNNTSKSESDQEDNDDINDNDWSYGSEKKAKKRKSEKNPNSPRRSKSLKHKNGELSNSVNPDLYKYNYSSGISYETLGPEELRSILTTQCGVVSEHTKKMCTRRTRCSVGVGALWWPWHLLQSSLFFYLQKQFLGVYPIDTLKLKIYIPILRQMFLLKDFCTVLSQRCPQHTDEQRRAVRVFLLGPSASTLPDSDTMLENDGYDAPDGQLIMSRLQWDGSSDISPSDSASSKASTNNSESKRPKKKKPSTLSLSSTGGERDKGQERERGDRERVAGGGICSSSQNALGLPSRKKRPKLPVPPTLSIYDDLN; from the exons ATGAAGGATTTCG AAATAGTGGACCAGCCAGGTGTGGACATCTTTGGGCAGGTGTACAACCAGTGGAAGAATAAAGAGTGTGTATGTCCAAACTGCAGCCGCAGTATTGCAGCTTCACGGTTTGCTCCTCATTTGGAGAAGTGTCTCGGGATGGGTCGCAACAGCAGCAGAATAGCCAACCGCAG AATAgccagcagcaacaacacaagcAAATCAGAAAGTGATCAGGAAGACAATGATGATATCAATGACAATGACTGGTCCTATGGTTCAGAAAAGAAAG CCAAGAAGAGAAAGTCAGAGAAG AATCCAAACTCTCCCAGGAGATCCAAATCTCTGAAGCACAAAAATG GAGAGCTTAGCAATAGTGTAAATCCAGACCTTTATAAG TATAATTACAGTTCTGGCATTAGCTATGAGACTTTGGGACCTGAGGAACTGCGATCTATACTGACTACG CAATGTGGGGTCGTATCAGAGCACACAAAGAAGATGTGCACTCG acggACACGATGCTCAGTGGGGGTGGGGGCTCTGTGGTGGCCATGGcatctgttgcagagctccctgttcttctatttgcAAAAGCAATTTTTGGGAGTCtatcctattgacacactaaagctgaagatatatatacccatcttaagacaaatgtttttgttgaaagacttttgcacagtact GTCCCAGCGGTGTCCCCAGCACACGGACGAACAGAGGAGGGCAGTAAGGGTCTTCCTCCTTGGGCCGTCCGC ATCGACTCTACCTGACTCTGATACAATGCTGGAAAATGATGGTTATGATGCCCCTGATGGCCAGCTCATCATGTCCCGCCTCCAGTGGGACGGCTCCTCCGATATCTCACCGTCAGACTCGGCATCTTCAAAAGCCA GCACCAACAACTCTGAATCCAAGAGACCTAAGAAAAAGAAGCCCAGCACACTGTCTTTGAGTAGCACTGGaggagagagggataaaggacagGAACGAGAgagaggagacagagagagagtggccGGAGGTGGGATTTGCAGCAGCTCTCAGAATGCACTGGGCCTGCCCAGTCGCAAAAAACGACCAAAACTGCCAGTTCCCCCAACCCTCAGTATCTACGATGACCTAAACTAA
- the atxn7l3a gene encoding ataxin-7-like protein 3 isoform X4, which produces MKMDDMSLSGLDNTKLEALAHDVYSDLVEDACLGLCFEVHRAVKQGYFFLDETDQESMKDFEIVDQPGVDIFGQVYNQWKNKECVCPNCSRSIAASRFAPHLEKCLGMGRNSSRIANRRIASSNNTSKSESDQEDNDDINDNDWSYGSEKKAKKRKSEKNPNSPRRSKSLKHKNGELSNSVNPDLYKYNYSSGISYETLGPEELRSILTTQCGVVSEHTKKMCTRSTLPDSDTMLENDGYDAPDGQLIMSRLQWDGSSDISPSDSASSKASTNNSESKRPKKKKPSTLSLSSTGGERDKGQERERGDRERVAGGGICSSSQNALGLPSRKKRPKLPVPPTLSIYDDLN; this is translated from the exons ATGAAAATGGATGATATGTCTCTGTCAGGCCTGGATAACACCAAGCTAGAG GCCTTGGCTCATGACGTTTACTCAGACTTAGTAGAAGATGCATGTTTGGGGCTGTGTTTCGAGGTGCACAGGGCGGTCAAACAAGGCTATTTCTTCCTGGATGAAACGGACCAAGAAAGCATGAAGGATTTCG AAATAGTGGACCAGCCAGGTGTGGACATCTTTGGGCAGGTGTACAACCAGTGGAAGAATAAAGAGTGTGTATGTCCAAACTGCAGCCGCAGTATTGCAGCTTCACGGTTTGCTCCTCATTTGGAGAAGTGTCTCGGGATGGGTCGCAACAGCAGCAGAATAGCCAACCGCAG AATAgccagcagcaacaacacaagcAAATCAGAAAGTGATCAGGAAGACAATGATGATATCAATGACAATGACTGGTCCTATGGTTCAGAAAAGAAAG CCAAGAAGAGAAAGTCAGAGAAG AATCCAAACTCTCCCAGGAGATCCAAATCTCTGAAGCACAAAAATG GAGAGCTTAGCAATAGTGTAAATCCAGACCTTTATAAG TATAATTACAGTTCTGGCATTAGCTATGAGACTTTGGGACCTGAGGAACTGCGATCTATACTGACTACG CAATGTGGGGTCGTATCAGAGCACACAAAGAAGATGTGCACTCG ATCGACTCTACCTGACTCTGATACAATGCTGGAAAATGATGGTTATGATGCCCCTGATGGCCAGCTCATCATGTCCCGCCTCCAGTGGGACGGCTCCTCCGATATCTCACCGTCAGACTCGGCATCTTCAAAAGCCA GCACCAACAACTCTGAATCCAAGAGACCTAAGAAAAAGAAGCCCAGCACACTGTCTTTGAGTAGCACTGGaggagagagggataaaggacagGAACGAGAgagaggagacagagagagagtggccGGAGGTGGGATTTGCAGCAGCTCTCAGAATGCACTGGGCCTGCCCAGTCGCAAAAAACGACCAAAACTGCCAGTTCCCCCAACCCTCAGTATCTACGATGACCTAAACTAA
- the atxn7l3a gene encoding ataxin-7-like protein 3 isoform X3 → MKMDDMSLSGLDNTKLEALAHDVYSDLVEDACLGLCFEVHRAVKQGYFFLDETDQESMKDFEIVDQPGVDIFGQVYNQWKNKECVCPNCSRSIAASRFAPHLEKCLGMGRNSSRIANRRIASSNNTSKSESDQEDNDDINDNDWSYGSEKKAKKRKSEKNPNSPRRSKSLKHKNGELSNSVNPDLYKYNYSSGISYETLGPEELRSILTTQCGVVSEHTKKMCTRSQRCPQHTDEQRRAVRVFLLGPSASTLPDSDTMLENDGYDAPDGQLIMSRLQWDGSSDISPSDSASSKASTNNSESKRPKKKKPSTLSLSSTGGERDKGQERERGDRERVAGGGICSSSQNALGLPSRKKRPKLPVPPTLSIYDDLN, encoded by the exons ATGAAAATGGATGATATGTCTCTGTCAGGCCTGGATAACACCAAGCTAGAG GCCTTGGCTCATGACGTTTACTCAGACTTAGTAGAAGATGCATGTTTGGGGCTGTGTTTCGAGGTGCACAGGGCGGTCAAACAAGGCTATTTCTTCCTGGATGAAACGGACCAAGAAAGCATGAAGGATTTCG AAATAGTGGACCAGCCAGGTGTGGACATCTTTGGGCAGGTGTACAACCAGTGGAAGAATAAAGAGTGTGTATGTCCAAACTGCAGCCGCAGTATTGCAGCTTCACGGTTTGCTCCTCATTTGGAGAAGTGTCTCGGGATGGGTCGCAACAGCAGCAGAATAGCCAACCGCAG AATAgccagcagcaacaacacaagcAAATCAGAAAGTGATCAGGAAGACAATGATGATATCAATGACAATGACTGGTCCTATGGTTCAGAAAAGAAAG CCAAGAAGAGAAAGTCAGAGAAG AATCCAAACTCTCCCAGGAGATCCAAATCTCTGAAGCACAAAAATG GAGAGCTTAGCAATAGTGTAAATCCAGACCTTTATAAG TATAATTACAGTTCTGGCATTAGCTATGAGACTTTGGGACCTGAGGAACTGCGATCTATACTGACTACG CAATGTGGGGTCGTATCAGAGCACACAAAGAAGATGTGCACTCG GTCCCAGCGGTGTCCCCAGCACACGGACGAACAGAGGAGGGCAGTAAGGGTCTTCCTCCTTGGGCCGTCCGC ATCGACTCTACCTGACTCTGATACAATGCTGGAAAATGATGGTTATGATGCCCCTGATGGCCAGCTCATCATGTCCCGCCTCCAGTGGGACGGCTCCTCCGATATCTCACCGTCAGACTCGGCATCTTCAAAAGCCA GCACCAACAACTCTGAATCCAAGAGACCTAAGAAAAAGAAGCCCAGCACACTGTCTTTGAGTAGCACTGGaggagagagggataaaggacagGAACGAGAgagaggagacagagagagagtggccGGAGGTGGGATTTGCAGCAGCTCTCAGAATGCACTGGGCCTGCCCAGTCGCAAAAAACGACCAAAACTGCCAGTTCCCCCAACCCTCAGTATCTACGATGACCTAAACTAA